The proteins below come from a single Parazoarcus communis genomic window:
- a CDS encoding DMT family transporter produces MTSPEHSSQGLSPHTRGLLAAGLVVLCWSGFNIVSRLGSKGVLSPYDLSAMRFAVSGVLALPFFVSRVPMSDWPRYMVLAVFGGLGYAMLVYAGFAFAPTAHAGVFVNGGIPFWTIVIMAFISGFSLARHIVIAFLLASFGLVLIAYESLVQPGGEAQWLGDLLFLLAALCWALFGLLMRRWQVRPELAISGVASFSMLAYMPVYLLWLPQAISEASAGEILLQCVYQGLIAALLAGGMYSYANQKIGPYQASMMLALVPGTSAIGAYFILDEALGLRVVTGIIVVSLGALLCALPAKRVAQAGS; encoded by the coding sequence ATGACGTCCCCCGAACACAGCTCCCAAGGTCTCTCCCCGCATACGCGGGGCCTGCTCGCTGCCGGCCTCGTCGTGCTGTGCTGGTCTGGCTTCAACATCGTGTCACGCCTGGGCAGCAAGGGCGTGCTGAGCCCCTACGACCTCTCCGCCATGCGTTTCGCGGTGTCGGGTGTCCTTGCGCTGCCCTTTTTCGTGTCGCGCGTTCCCATGTCCGACTGGCCGCGCTACATGGTGCTCGCGGTGTTTGGCGGCCTGGGCTACGCAATGCTGGTCTATGCAGGCTTTGCCTTTGCCCCGACCGCGCATGCGGGGGTTTTCGTGAACGGTGGTATCCCGTTCTGGACCATCGTGATCATGGCCTTCATCTCGGGCTTCAGCCTCGCGCGCCATATCGTGATCGCCTTCCTGCTCGCGAGTTTCGGCCTTGTGCTGATCGCCTACGAGAGCCTCGTGCAACCGGGCGGAGAAGCGCAATGGCTCGGTGACCTCCTGTTCCTGCTCGCTGCACTGTGCTGGGCCCTCTTTGGCTTGCTGATGCGGCGCTGGCAAGTGCGGCCGGAACTCGCGATTTCGGGCGTGGCGAGTTTTTCGATGCTGGCCTACATGCCGGTTTACCTGCTCTGGCTACCCCAGGCCATCAGCGAGGCATCCGCTGGCGAGATCCTGCTTCAGTGTGTGTATCAGGGCCTGATTGCAGCGCTGCTTGCAGGGGGAATGTACAGCTACGCAAACCAGAAGATCGGCCCCTATCAGGCATCGATGATGCTTGCCCTGGTGCCGGGGACGTCCGCCATCGGGGCCTACTTCATTCTCGACGAAGCACTGGGACTACGCGTGGTCACTGGCATCATCGTCGTCTCGCTCGGTGCCCTCCTGTGCGCCCTGCCCGCGAAGCGTGTTGCACAGGCCGGTAGTTAG
- a CDS encoding MFS transporter, translated as MSAPSGQHIADHNCRLFVLFRVLFNSRFYYPVLAVLFLDLGLTATQYTLLNFVWALVIVLAEVPSGVLADRLGRRPLVLAAAVFMVAEMLVLAAAPQNGGLVLFLFCLLNRVLSGLAEAMASGADESLAFDALADEGREHEWPQVLARVMQWKAIGMVVAMLIGSAVYDPSLLSDLAASAGLALTFDQATTLRFPIYLNLLTALGVLIVCLRMQEPAHRTGAAIPTTRQAVESMLDAGRWIARSPIALFVIIGGLLIDSVLRVFMTFGSAYYRMIDLPEASFGIIGATMAGIGIVVAPMARRLVTTGSMLRNYGALAALAVLGLAGVALGIPLWGVLFALPLSAAMAAVGFAVSHYLNAAVDSRHRATVLSFKGLAFNLGYGFVSLLFALALRAYRDTGSMGDGLAGALTLLPLWLVFTVLVMALLFRRHRAQLLQRN; from the coding sequence ATGAGTGCGCCCTCCGGACAGCATATCGCCGACCATAATTGCCGCCTGTTCGTGCTGTTCCGGGTGCTGTTCAACTCGCGCTTCTACTATCCGGTTCTGGCCGTCCTGTTTCTTGACCTCGGCCTCACCGCCACGCAGTACACCCTGCTCAATTTCGTCTGGGCCCTGGTCATCGTGCTGGCAGAGGTGCCATCCGGCGTGCTCGCCGACCGCCTCGGCCGCCGGCCACTCGTCCTCGCGGCAGCCGTTTTCATGGTAGCTGAAATGCTGGTCCTCGCTGCTGCACCGCAAAACGGCGGACTCGTGCTTTTTCTGTTCTGCCTGCTCAACCGTGTCCTGAGCGGACTGGCCGAGGCAATGGCGAGCGGTGCGGACGAGTCGCTCGCCTTCGACGCCCTCGCGGACGAAGGGCGCGAGCATGAATGGCCGCAGGTACTTGCCCGGGTAATGCAGTGGAAAGCCATCGGCATGGTGGTCGCGATGCTGATCGGCAGCGCGGTGTACGACCCAAGCCTGCTCAGCGACCTGGCGGCCAGTGCCGGCCTCGCACTCACCTTCGATCAGGCCACCACCCTGCGTTTTCCGATCTACCTCAATCTGCTCACTGCGCTTGGAGTGCTTATCGTTTGCCTGCGCATGCAGGAGCCCGCCCACAGGACGGGGGCCGCAATCCCGACGACCAGACAGGCGGTGGAGTCGATGCTCGACGCCGGGCGCTGGATCGCGCGCAGCCCTATCGCCCTGTTCGTCATCATCGGCGGCTTGCTGATCGACAGCGTGCTCCGTGTCTTCATGACTTTCGGCAGTGCCTATTACCGCATGATCGACCTGCCCGAAGCCAGCTTTGGCATCATCGGCGCCACGATGGCAGGCATCGGCATCGTGGTGGCGCCGATGGCACGCAGACTCGTGACGACAGGCTCCATGCTGCGCAATTACGGCGCGCTTGCAGCGCTCGCCGTCCTCGGGCTGGCAGGCGTGGCCCTGGGTATTCCACTCTGGGGCGTGCTGTTCGCCCTGCCGCTCTCTGCGGCCATGGCAGCGGTTGGATTTGCCGTGTCCCACTACCTGAATGCTGCGGTGGATTCACGTCACCGTGCGACTGTGCTGTCGTTCAAGGGCCTTGCTTTCAACCTGGGATACGGTTTCGTCAGCCTGCTTTTTGCACTGGCGCTGCGGGCCTACCGCGACACCGGCAGCATGGGCGACGGCCTCGCAGGCGCCCTGACCCTGCTCCCGCTCTGGCTCGTCTTCACGGTGCTGGTCATGGCGCTCCTTTTCCGCCGTCATCGCGCCCAACTGCTCCAGCGCAACTGA
- a CDS encoding N-formylglutamate amidohydrolase, with protein sequence MLASTHARAPGASSEGEEIRDALVITCEHGGNRIPPAYRLLFRSVHDLVASHRGFDAGALVMARSLARAFSAPLAYGTVCRLLVDLNRSVGHRHLHFESVRKAPLAVREHILERYYQPYRAEVERLIMQAVERRGRAIHICSHSFTPELKGRRREADIGLLYDPSRPGEVALCERWKTALEACAPELVVRRNYPYSGKADGVAAWFRARLPADAYVGIELEINQKHVDAANPQWAALRKAVINSLRIALAGEGRGVVRPDG encoded by the coding sequence ATGCTGGCAAGCACTCATGCCCGGGCACCGGGTGCATCAAGCGAAGGGGAGGAGATCCGGGACGCGTTGGTGATTACCTGCGAACACGGGGGCAACCGGATTCCACCGGCCTATCGTCTGCTGTTCCGGTCTGTACACGACCTGGTGGCCTCCCATCGCGGATTCGACGCAGGGGCGCTGGTAATGGCGCGCTCGCTGGCGAGGGCGTTTTCCGCGCCGCTTGCGTATGGCACGGTGTGCCGCTTGCTGGTCGACCTGAACCGCTCGGTCGGGCACCGCCACCTGCATTTCGAGTCGGTTCGCAAGGCGCCACTTGCGGTGCGCGAGCACATTCTTGAGCGCTATTACCAACCTTATCGTGCTGAGGTCGAGCGCCTGATCATGCAGGCGGTCGAACGCCGTGGGCGGGCGATTCACATCTGCTCACACAGTTTTACCCCGGAGTTGAAGGGGCGACGGCGAGAGGCCGATATCGGTCTGCTCTATGACCCTTCGCGGCCCGGTGAGGTGGCGCTGTGCGAACGCTGGAAAACAGCGCTTGAGGCGTGTGCGCCGGAACTTGTGGTGCGCCGGAACTATCCCTATTCGGGGAAGGCGGACGGCGTGGCGGCCTGGTTCCGCGCTCGCCTTCCGGCAGATGCCTACGTCGGCATCGAACTGGAGATCAACCAGAAACACGTGGATGCAGCGAATCCGCAGTGGGCAGCACTGCGCAAGGCAGTGATCAACTCGCTGCGGATTGCGCTTGCCGGTGAAGGCCGGGGAGTGGTCAGGCCTGATGGCTGA
- a CDS encoding transglutaminase-like domain-containing protein, which produces MKIRVGYELIYDCPQPTPMILSLNVHFSRASDLIIPDHLITEPSVPVTAYRDRFGNWCTRIVAPKGQIRLTADALVNDTGETDPVVPGAKQIPVQELPDETLEFLLGSRYCETDRLSDIAWGLFDKSPTGWGRVQAICDYVNRNISFGYQHARATKTAWEVFHEQTGVCRDYAHLAIAFCRCMNIPARYCTGYLGDIGMPPPYETMDFAGWFEAYLDGKWYTFDPRNNTPRIGRVLIARGCDAADVAISNTFGPNTLKSFKVWTDQVFDG; this is translated from the coding sequence GTGAAGATTCGCGTCGGCTACGAACTGATTTACGACTGCCCGCAACCCACGCCGATGATTCTGTCGCTGAACGTGCATTTCAGTCGGGCATCGGATCTGATCATTCCCGATCACCTGATTACCGAACCGTCCGTACCGGTCACGGCCTATCGCGACCGTTTTGGTAACTGGTGCACCCGGATCGTTGCACCCAAAGGCCAGATCAGACTGACCGCCGATGCCTTGGTCAACGACACTGGCGAGACTGATCCGGTTGTGCCGGGTGCAAAGCAGATTCCGGTTCAGGAACTGCCTGATGAAACCCTGGAGTTCCTGCTCGGAAGCCGGTATTGCGAGACCGATCGTCTTTCGGACATCGCCTGGGGGCTGTTCGACAAATCGCCCACCGGTTGGGGGCGTGTGCAGGCCATTTGCGATTACGTGAACAGGAACATCTCATTCGGCTACCAGCACGCCCGCGCGACCAAGACCGCATGGGAGGTGTTCCATGAACAGACCGGGGTGTGCCGCGATTACGCGCACCTCGCCATCGCGTTCTGCCGTTGCATGAATATTCCGGCGCGCTACTGTACCGGCTATCTTGGCGACATCGGCATGCCGCCACCCTACGAGACGATGGATTTTGCGGGCTGGTTCGAGGCCTATCTCGATGGCAAGTGGTACACCTTCGATCCGCGCAACAACACCCCGCGGATTGGTCGCGTGCTGATCGCCCGTGGCTGCGATGCTGCGGATGTCGCCATCAGCAACACCTTTGGGCCGAACACGCTGAAGAGCTTCAAGGTGTGGACCGACCAGGTGTTCGATGGCTGA
- a CDS encoding acetate/propionate family kinase encodes MSETDLKQFFLERVRLFESFPADKVEEILSRSRLATFEGNEAILETGDEGKFMGVVISGIAEVSTSDNTGTRTVISQLDEGDVFGVISLLTGEPIVADVIAGSRCFVLMIPQDVFQTYILTNPKCVAYLSRLHAERIRTMTSDLAASKCKARARSDDPYALSLATDTAGKVVVLNVGISQIHFGIYDTHDLDSDVHGIIDNTDRDRVHISVSVGPQTRSMEREPFPLSDLFAVMQASCALLGEAFAFHLQDVSAVGHRVVHGGSKFSSSVVITPAVIADIEALSVFAPLHNPANVKGIREAMKQLPGVPQVAVFDTAFHQTLPPYAYLYGLPYDLYKKDGIRRYGFHGTSHRYVSLKAAEVLKRPLGELEIVSCHLGIGASLCAIDHGRSVDTTMGMTPTDGLIMPSRSGSIDPAVMIQLLQHHDMTPAQLSDLINTESGLKGISGISSDIHEIEAAASAGHHRALLAHKAFCYQIRKNIGAYVAAMGGIDVLTFTGDIGETSATVRSLACQGLSYMGIKLDEEKNRNVGKLGAYKIISADDSPVTILVIANDDERLVAWESLRAIERNELIQAMKEDQAEAPIPIEISAHHVHLSQADVEKLFGPGHQLTPEHELSQPGQFACAEKVHLVGPKGRIANVRVLGPTRKETQVEIAMTEQFKVGIQPPIRQSGDLANTPGITLEGPAGSAVIERGVICAQRHIHMTPEDALRFRVRDNYVVRVRIEGERELIFGDVVVRVNPAFRLAMHIDTDEGNAANIRTGMIGYIDEIQSRH; translated from the coding sequence ATGAGCGAAACGGATCTGAAGCAGTTTTTTCTCGAGCGGGTTCGACTGTTCGAGAGCTTCCCCGCGGACAAGGTGGAGGAAATCCTCTCCAGGTCCCGTCTTGCGACCTTCGAGGGCAACGAGGCGATCCTCGAGACCGGCGACGAAGGGAAGTTCATGGGCGTCGTGATCAGCGGAATCGCCGAGGTATCGACCTCCGACAACACGGGCACCCGCACGGTGATCAGCCAGCTGGACGAAGGCGACGTGTTCGGCGTGATATCGCTGCTCACCGGCGAACCCATCGTGGCCGACGTCATTGCCGGCAGTCGCTGCTTCGTGCTGATGATTCCGCAAGACGTCTTCCAGACGTACATCCTGACCAATCCGAAGTGCGTCGCCTATCTGTCGCGCCTGCATGCCGAGCGCATCCGGACCATGACGTCGGACCTCGCCGCGTCAAAGTGCAAGGCCAGGGCCCGCTCCGACGATCCCTACGCGCTGTCGCTCGCAACCGACACCGCGGGCAAGGTCGTCGTACTGAACGTCGGCATCAGCCAGATCCACTTCGGCATTTACGATACGCACGACCTCGACTCGGACGTGCACGGCATCATCGACAATACCGACCGCGACCGTGTGCATATCAGCGTCAGCGTGGGGCCGCAGACGCGCAGCATGGAGCGTGAGCCCTTTCCGCTCTCCGATCTGTTCGCGGTCATGCAGGCGTCCTGCGCCCTGCTCGGCGAGGCTTTTGCCTTTCACCTGCAGGACGTGAGTGCTGTCGGCCACCGGGTGGTGCATGGTGGCAGCAAGTTCTCCAGCTCGGTGGTGATCACCCCCGCGGTGATTGCAGACATCGAAGCGCTTTCCGTGTTCGCGCCGCTGCACAACCCGGCAAACGTCAAGGGCATTCGCGAGGCAATGAAGCAGTTGCCCGGCGTGCCTCAGGTCGCGGTGTTCGACACGGCTTTCCACCAGACCCTGCCGCCCTACGCCTATCTTTACGGCCTGCCCTACGATCTTTACAAGAAAGACGGCATCCGGCGCTATGGTTTTCACGGCACCTCGCACCGTTACGTGTCGCTGAAGGCCGCAGAGGTCCTCAAGCGCCCCCTCGGCGAACTTGAGATCGTGTCCTGCCACCTTGGCATTGGCGCCTCATTGTGCGCAATCGATCATGGCCGTTCGGTCGACACCACGATGGGCATGACGCCCACCGACGGCCTCATCATGCCCAGTCGCTCGGGGAGCATCGACCCCGCGGTCATGATCCAGCTGCTGCAGCACCACGACATGACGCCGGCCCAGCTGTCGGACCTGATCAACACCGAGAGCGGTCTCAAGGGCATCTCGGGCATTTCCAGCGACATTCACGAGATCGAAGCCGCAGCCAGTGCCGGCCACCATCGTGCACTCCTCGCACACAAGGCTTTCTGCTACCAGATCCGCAAGAACATCGGCGCCTATGTGGCGGCAATGGGCGGCATCGACGTGCTGACCTTCACCGGCGACATCGGCGAAACCAGCGCCACGGTGCGCAGCCTGGCGTGTCAGGGCCTGAGCTACATGGGCATCAAGCTCGACGAGGAGAAGAACCGCAACGTCGGAAAGCTCGGCGCGTACAAGATCATTTCGGCCGACGACTCACCAGTGACCATTCTCGTGATCGCCAACGACGACGAGCGGCTCGTGGCCTGGGAAAGCCTGCGTGCAATCGAACGCAACGAGTTGATCCAGGCGATGAAGGAAGATCAGGCAGAGGCGCCGATCCCGATCGAGATCTCGGCACACCATGTGCATCTGTCGCAGGCCGATGTGGAGAAGCTCTTCGGCCCCGGTCACCAGCTCACGCCGGAGCATGAGCTGTCCCAGCCGGGGCAGTTTGCCTGCGCCGAGAAGGTGCATCTGGTCGGCCCGAAGGGCCGCATTGCCAACGTCCGGGTGCTCGGCCCGACGCGCAAGGAAACGCAGGTCGAGATCGCGATGACGGAGCAGTTCAAGGTCGGCATTCAGCCGCCGATCCGTCAGTCAGGCGATCTCGCCAACACGCCCGGCATCACGCTTGAGGGCCCGGCGGGCAGTGCCGTAATCGAGCGCGGCGTGATCTGCGCGCAGCGCCACATCCACATGACGCCGGAAGATGCCTTGCGTTTCCGGGTGCGCGACAACTACGTCGTGCGCGTGCGCATCGAGGGTGAGCGCGAACTGATTTTCGGGGACGTCGTCGTCCGCGTGAACCCGGCGTTCCGCCTGGCGATGCATATCGACACCGACGAAGGCAATGCGGCAAACATTCGCACCGGCATGATCGGCTACATCGACGAGATCCAGAGCCGCCACTAG
- a CDS encoding BON domain-containing protein → MKQFGKYLSALFLAFSLLTVVGCASTDKKAGTGEYVDDTVITAKVKAAIFNEPMLKVAEINVETFKGVVQLSGFVTSRAMANKAIEVTRAVPGVSSVKNDMLIK, encoded by the coding sequence ATGAAACAGTTCGGCAAGTATCTCAGCGCACTTTTCCTGGCTTTTTCTTTGTTGACTGTCGTCGGATGCGCCAGCACCGACAAGAAGGCAGGTACGGGAGAGTACGTCGACGACACCGTGATCACCGCCAAGGTGAAAGCGGCCATCTTCAATGAGCCAATGCTCAAGGTCGCCGAGATCAACGTCGAGACCTTCAAGGGCGTTGTGCAGCTCAGCGGGTTTGTGACTTCGCGCGCCATGGCGAACAAGGCGATTGAGGTGACGCGCGCTGTTCCCGGTGTGAGTTCGGTCAAGAACGACATGCTGATCAAATGA
- a CDS encoding thioredoxin family protein codes for MPQNSPYQTSQLTRDEIDALDEAIVLDFGTDWCGHCNAAAPLVAAAMNGHAGVRHIKVEDGPGRRLGRSFGVKLWPSLIFVRKGQEIARLVRPGKQEDIEQALQALESAT; via the coding sequence ATGCCCCAAAACAGCCCGTATCAGACCAGTCAGCTCACCCGCGACGAAATTGACGCACTCGACGAAGCCATCGTGCTGGATTTCGGTACCGACTGGTGTGGTCACTGCAACGCGGCCGCGCCACTGGTTGCAGCAGCAATGAACGGTCATGCCGGGGTACGCCATATCAAGGTCGAAGACGGCCCCGGTCGGCGGCTCGGTCGCAGCTTCGGCGTGAAGCTGTGGCCCTCGCTGATTTTTGTGCGTAAAGGCCAGGAAATTGCCCGCCTCGTGCGCCCGGGCAAGCAGGAAGACATCGAGCAGGCGCTCCAGGCACTCGAGTCTGCAACGTGA
- a CDS encoding zinc-binding dehydrogenase: MAGAIGGPLIALDMRTLYLKGLNFFGCTWLPREVFENLVGYIERGEIRPLVSRIYPLADIVQAQQDFMDKKFVGKLVLLPAA; this comes from the coding sequence GTGGCAGGTGCGATCGGCGGGCCGCTGATTGCGCTCGACATGCGCACGCTGTATCTCAAGGGTCTGAACTTCTTTGGCTGCACCTGGCTGCCGCGTGAAGTGTTCGAGAACCTGGTCGGCTACATCGAGCGGGGCGAGATCCGTCCGCTCGTTTCCCGAATCTATCCGCTTGCAGACATCGTGCAGGCACAACAGGATTTCATGGACAAGAAGTTCGTCGGCAAACTGGTCCTGCTGCCGGCTGCATAG
- a CDS encoding TRAP transporter large permease, translating to MDNSILITLVSLGVTGLFLVGVPIFLVIALWVTGVSLVIDFTLANIGVTLFEGLNFFGLLSLPLFILTGDLIAAAGIATRLANFAHACLSWMRGGLGLATIGSCGLFAAISGSNSATTATIGGIMHPLLKADGYDSRFAAATAAAGGTVGIIIPPSIIFIVYGFLMNLSISDLFVAGILPGMLMVIAMQAVCWWMCRKHGWGSVTPLDMKRVFRTARQAYLGFFAIFIVIFGIYSGIFSPTEAAAITVGFCLVAGLLLTREIKWKALPDILLRSGQLTGMLAPMIAVSIVMQQVFALLGAAETVSAFVAWFGNGETVVLLVCMGIVLAAGCILESLPVTVIFAPILAPIAVATGVDPVHFSVIFLVGAAIGFITPPFGLNLFVASGVTGIPYSQLVRFAVMYMTGLVISWLLIAFVPWLSLGLIPTPG from the coding sequence ATGGACAACTCAATACTTATCACGCTCGTATCGCTTGGCGTTACCGGCCTGTTCCTGGTCGGCGTGCCGATCTTTCTCGTCATCGCGCTCTGGGTAACCGGTGTCTCGCTGGTGATCGATTTCACGCTGGCCAACATCGGCGTCACGCTGTTCGAAGGGCTCAACTTCTTCGGCCTGCTGTCACTGCCGCTCTTCATCCTCACCGGTGACCTGATTGCCGCCGCCGGCATCGCCACCCGCCTGGCCAACTTCGCCCATGCCTGCCTGAGCTGGATGCGCGGCGGCCTGGGGCTGGCAACAATCGGCTCCTGCGGGCTGTTTGCGGCCATCTCAGGCTCGAACTCGGCCACCACGGCGACCATCGGCGGCATCATGCATCCGCTGCTCAAGGCCGACGGCTACGACAGCCGGTTTGCCGCCGCAACTGCAGCAGCAGGCGGCACGGTCGGGATCATCATTCCGCCGTCCATCATCTTCATCGTGTATGGCTTCCTGATGAACCTGTCGATCTCCGACCTGTTCGTCGCCGGCATCCTGCCCGGCATGCTGATGGTGATCGCGATGCAGGCGGTGTGCTGGTGGATGTGTCGCAAGCACGGCTGGGGCTCGGTTACGCCGCTCGACATGAAGCGCGTGTTCCGCACGGCACGGCAGGCTTACCTCGGTTTCTTTGCGATCTTCATCGTCATCTTCGGCATCTACTCGGGCATCTTCTCGCCCACCGAAGCGGCCGCGATCACCGTGGGTTTCTGCCTCGTTGCCGGTCTGCTGCTGACGCGTGAGATCAAGTGGAAAGCACTGCCCGACATCCTGCTGCGCTCAGGCCAGCTGACGGGCATGCTGGCACCGATGATCGCAGTGTCGATCGTGATGCAGCAGGTGTTCGCACTGCTCGGTGCGGCAGAGACGGTCTCTGCATTCGTGGCCTGGTTCGGCAACGGTGAAACCGTCGTGCTGCTGGTGTGCATGGGCATCGTGCTCGCTGCGGGCTGCATTCTCGAGAGCCTGCCCGTCACGGTGATCTTTGCCCCGATCCTGGCCCCGATCGCGGTGGCTACCGGTGTCGATCCGGTTCACTTCTCGGTGATCTTCCTTGTCGGTGCGGCCATCGGCTTCATCACGCCGCCTTTCGGACTGAACCTGTTCGTTGCAAGTGGCGTCACCGGCATTCCGTACTCGCAGCTCGTACGATTCGCCGTGATGTACATGACCGGACTGGTGATCTCCTGGCTGCTGATCGCCTTCGTCCCGTGGCTGTCGCTGGGACTGATCCCGACGCCGGGCTGA
- a CDS encoding TRAP transporter small permease, translated as MSYLMALLRWLDRNAERTLILIAYSSMALIIVYAVFERYVFSTQIPWSTSIPIYLFLWVAWVGCAYNVKKRTHLVFNDFRLRMPYGMQFAMMWLDTILWIGFGSIVAWFTIEQTQLAYDNFAIVQGTDNVMQWWFYLATPVGWGILMIRALQNLMQDIGRFRRREPFLVDIQTVGGD; from the coding sequence ATGTCGTACCTGATGGCGCTACTTCGGTGGCTGGACCGCAACGCCGAACGCACACTCATCCTTATCGCATACTCCAGCATGGCCCTGATCATCGTGTATGCGGTCTTCGAACGCTACGTTTTCAGCACCCAGATTCCATGGAGCACATCGATCCCCATCTACCTGTTCCTATGGGTGGCGTGGGTTGGTTGCGCCTATAACGTCAAGAAGCGCACGCACCTGGTGTTCAACGACTTTCGCCTGCGCATGCCTTACGGCATGCAGTTCGCAATGATGTGGCTCGACACCATACTGTGGATCGGTTTCGGCTCCATCGTTGCCTGGTTCACCATCGAACAGACTCAGCTGGCCTATGACAACTTCGCCATCGTGCAGGGCACGGACAACGTCATGCAATGGTGGTTCTACCTCGCCACGCCCGTCGGCTGGGGAATCCTGATGATTCGGGCGCTGCAGAATCTCATGCAGGACATCGGCCGCTTTCGCCGCCGCGAACCCTTCCTGGTCGACATCCAGACCGTCGGCGGAGACTGA
- a CDS encoding TRAP transporter substrate-binding protein gives MANQTPLDRRGFLRIAGRYGLTSTVLAATGIVGPLTLEGVAQAAAATADARNASTPLMTLKFGASGFNEENLKIQESGQLWFAQELEKRSNGALKVEFIGSNAICNQLDCVKKAQQGIIDLFSASTQNSAGAAPYYNVLDFAYMFPSRAAQHYFLYHPKSEKLFREPMRKRHNIQFLYSHCELRGLMLGKKFADAPLITSIDQLAGTKNRVTGTQLGRIAMQLMNLNPVPISWEETLDGLKQGLIDGAETWMGAAAYANMAPVLSQAVDLKFFCGTEHTAMNNKTFEKLPSNLQDVVMETSFAAQQYTQREQEKALIEVVGATPNPGPDTVFGKNKVRVATLSDAEILKAEKMCSPEYNPKPWEEWRERLSKMSGGQDVYKEIFDIAREIPKNTAVADVKARRWWQNA, from the coding sequence ATGGCCAATCAGACACCCCTTGATCGTCGCGGATTCCTGCGCATCGCAGGTCGTTACGGATTGACGTCAACCGTGCTTGCCGCGACCGGCATCGTTGGCCCGCTCACCCTTGAAGGCGTTGCGCAGGCGGCCGCCGCCACGGCTGACGCGCGTAACGCGAGCACCCCGCTGATGACGCTCAAGTTCGGTGCTTCGGGCTTTAACGAAGAGAACCTGAAGATCCAGGAATCGGGTCAGCTGTGGTTCGCACAGGAACTCGAAAAGCGCAGCAACGGCGCGCTGAAGGTCGAGTTCATCGGCAGCAACGCCATCTGCAACCAGCTCGACTGCGTCAAGAAGGCCCAGCAAGGCATCATCGACCTGTTCTCGGCCAGCACGCAGAACTCGGCTGGCGCAGCGCCCTATTACAACGTGCTCGACTTTGCCTACATGTTCCCGTCGCGCGCCGCACAGCACTACTTCCTCTACCATCCGAAGAGCGAGAAGCTGTTCCGCGAGCCGATGCGCAAGCGTCACAACATCCAGTTCCTTTACAGCCACTGCGAGCTGCGCGGTCTCATGCTCGGCAAGAAGTTCGCCGACGCGCCGCTGATCACCAGCATCGACCAACTCGCTGGCACCAAGAACCGCGTCACCGGCACCCAGCTCGGGCGCATCGCGATGCAGCTGATGAACCTCAACCCGGTGCCCATCTCCTGGGAAGAAACCCTCGACGGCCTCAAGCAAGGCCTGATCGATGGCGCAGAAACCTGGATGGGTGCAGCAGCCTATGCGAACATGGCGCCCGTGCTGTCGCAAGCGGTGGATCTGAAGTTCTTCTGCGGTACCGAACACACCGCAATGAACAACAAGACCTTCGAAAAGCTGCCGTCGAACCTTCAGGATGTGGTGATGGAAACCTCGTTCGCCGCCCAGCAATACACCCAGCGCGAGCAGGAAAAGGCGCTTATCGAGGTCGTTGGTGCTACCCCCAACCCCGGCCCCGACACCGTGTTCGGCAAGAACAAGGTGCGTGTGGCCACGCTCTCCGATGCGGAGATTCTCAAGGCCGAAAAGATGTGCTCGCCCGAGTACAACCCCAAGCCGTGGGAAGAGTGGCGCGAGCGTCTGTCCAAGATGTCGGGTGGTCAGGACGTGTACAAGGAAATCTTCGACATCGCGCGCGAGATCCCGAAGAACACCGCGGTAGCCGACGTGAAAGCACGCCGCTGGTGGCAGAACGCCTGA